Genomic segment of Flavobacteriales bacterium:
TTTGGCCGAAAACAATTTAATAAAACAATAAATTTTCGCTTAAAACAATACGATGCCTTCAGGATTTTTTAAATTAAAAGTTGATAAAATAACCCGAGAAACAACCGAGGCAGTAAGCATCCGTTTGCTTATTCCGCCACCTTTAAAAGCGATGTTTCAATACAAAGCCGGACAGTATTTAACACTTCATGCCATGCTAAATGGCGAAGATGTTCGTCGGTCATACTCCGTGTGCAGCAGTCCTTTTTTGGATGAAATGCCAACAGTTGCCGTAAAGCAGGTTTCAAATGGCAAAATGAGTACGTTTCTTAACAAGGATTTGAAAGAGGGAGACCTCATTGATGCAATGCCGCCCATGGGCAAGTTCTCTGTAGAGCCCAATGAAAATGCTCAAAAACTCTACATGTTGTATGGTGGTGGCAGTGGTGTAACACCAGTAAAATCAATTGCTTTAACAGTTTTGAATAAAGAACCGAAAAGCAGAGTAGTGTTGGTTTACGCCAACAAAAATGAAGATTCTATCATTTTTAAAAACGAATTTGACCAATTGGAAACCGAATTTTTGGGTCGGTTAAAAATAATTCATTCGCTTGATAATCCTCCGGCAAACTGGTCAGGGCTGTCGGGTATGCTAAATGCGGAAAAGATTATAGATATTGTCAATAAAAACGCCGTTCAAAGTGTCGTTACCGAGCATTTCATTTGCGGCCCAACGGGTATGATGAAAATGATAGAAGACACCTTGAAGCAAATGAATGTCAAGGCAGAACATATTCATTTGGAGTATTTTACGGCAATTGTAAAAGAAAAACCTGAAAGCGAAACCGTAGAGTTTACGGGTGAAAGTAAGGTTAAAATCAGTGTATTTGGACAAGAAAAAACGGTTTCTGTAAAACCAAATCAAACCATTTTGGAAGCTGCTCAAGACGCAGGGTTAGATCCTCCATATTCTTGCACCGTGGGTGTGTGTACCACATGTCGAGCAAAGGTGTATAAAGGTGAAGTGAAAATGGATGAAAGAGAAGGCCTGAGCGATGCTGAAATTGATGAAGGATTTGTGTTGACCTGTCAATCGCACCCTGTTTCGCCAGAGGTAGAGTTGAAATACGAGTAAAATTGATTTTCTAAATTTCTATCAGGCCGGAGAAGGTCTTTTTTGCAGGGCCAATTAAATATATTTCGGTAAAATGGTTACCACTCTTGGTAAATTCGACCGTCAAATTACCTCCCTGGCTTATAACCGGAATGCGATGAAACCCATCGTTTAAATTTAACTTTAAAGAGTTGGCAATGGCCGCTGCTGTAACACCAGTTCCACAACTCAATGTTTCATCTTCAACCCCTCGTTCATAAGTTCTGATGGATATACCGTTCTGATTTTGACCAACAAAATTGACATTAATTCCTTTTTCGGAAAACCGGTTGTTGTATCGTATTATGTGTGCTTCTTCAATTATTTTGATGTCAGAAACGGAAGGACAAAAACGCACAAAATGTGGAGATCCAGTGTTTAAAACAATATCTTCTCCCAAATATTCTGCTTCCAACACATCATGCATTTTGAGCTTTACCAAATCACCTTCTATTTCGGCAAAGTGAGTGCCATCGGTCGATAAAAAATGGGTGGTGTGCCCAATTATACCAAGACTTTTGGCAAACATTACGGCACATCGGCTGCCATTTCCACAAAAACTTTGACTGCCGTCAGAATTAAAGTAAATCATGTTGAAATCCAGATTTTCGAGCAGTTCAATCACAATTAAGCCATCGGCTCCAATGCCAAATCTCCGATTGCAAATTTGGGCTATTGGCAAAGTTGATACATCAAACAACGCCTCTCGATTGTCTATCATTACAAAATCATTGCCCGTGCCTTGATATTTTTCAAACGAAATATTCAAAAAGGAATTAGTTATTAAGAGTGTTAATCAATTGGGTGTCAGTAATTTTGGTCAAGGGTCGTGCGGTGTTGTCTGCAATAAGCAAATAATAAGAACTTCCTTTTTTCAAATAGGTTTGCCCGTTGTATTGAATGAGCTGCAGATTGTCAGAAACAATGTCGTATAGCCTTAATCTTTGACCGTTATACAAATAACCCTTAAACCCAACAATGCTATGCCAAAACTCAATTTTTTGTGTTCCCGCGGCATTTTTCAGCAAACTGGGTTTTTCATCCAATGCCTTTTCCTCAGAGGTTTCTACCTGTTTATTGGCTGCTTCCTTATCAGCAGTAGTTGCGGCTATTTTGGCCTTTTCCGCAAGCACATAAACAGCGACATTTCTGTAAGCAGTTATCGAATCGCGGTTAACCGATGCCTTGTCCCCATCAAGTTTGCTTTCGTCTTCACGAAGTTTCTGGAGCAAATCATCATCGCTTTCTTGATTAAAGGAAGCCGAATTGTCATTAGTAACTATATCAGCATTAGCTTCAGAAGTTTGAGCATCTGCTAAAATTTCTTTTTCTGTATTTGCAGCAGGGGCTTTCTCTTTATTGGTAGAGTCTTGTTCGTTTAAGTTTCCTACAATATCAGGCTCCCTGTCAGATTGGTTGATATTTTGATTTGTGGATGTTTCATTTTTTGCAATTCCCGATTCTTGCGTAGGTAGCATTATTTTTATGGATAAACCAATGGCAATAATGGCTAAAAACGAAGCGGCCATTGTAAGTGACTTTCTATTAAAAGGAATAACGAGGCCTTTTTTCTTGGCTTGCGTGCCAAGCATCGCTTTTAGCTCGGCGTGTCGGCTTTTTTCGATGTTTTTAATGATGGCTTTTTGAACTTGCACCTGATACAAAAAGTCGGGGTCGTCTTTAAGTTGAATTTTGAATTTATCTAATTCTTGCCCTATCAATTCGCCTCTAAGGTATTGGTCAATCAACTCAAAAGTTTCTTGCTCGTTGGTATTCATAGCTTAAGAATTAAAAAAATCAGACCTCGAATACTGAGCCAAAACAGAAGTTTGAAGGCGTTTAAAACATTGGTATTTTTTTGATTTTACGGTATCGGTATTTGCAAATCCGAGCTTTTCGGCAATTACCTTGTTGTCGTAGCCATCAAAATAAAAAAAACTTAACAGTTTTTTACAGGTTTCATCAAGCTCAGAAACCAATTGATGGATTACTTTATGATCGAGATGATCCGTGCTGATATTGTCGGCAGAAATTTTTTCCTGAAACGATTCGTCCACCACCGTAAATCTTGATTTCTTTTTTAATCGTTTAAACCAAAGGTTTTTTACAATAGCCATTAAATAGGTACTCATTTTTACGGTAAGCGTAAAATCGGGCTTATTCACATTTCGCCACACCGCAATGAGTCCGTCTTGGTAAACGTCGTCAATTTCTTCTTCCGTACCATTGTTTTTAAGTATAAAGCTCTTTACCATAGAATAATACGTTTTGTACATACTAACAAGTGCTTCTTCGTTGCCGGTTTTGATTTGTTCAACCAGCTGCGAGTCCGAAAATTTATTTCGTAGAAGCATTTTTATAGAGCCTTTATATTAATTAATCGAGAAAGGTAAAAAGCTGAAATAAAATTTAACTTTTAAAACGTTACAAATATCGAAATTTATCGCACAATTTGCCGAAGGTTCTATAAAGTGGTTGTTGATAGTAGAAATTATTGGACGTAGGACTAGGCAAAGGTTTGATGAATAAAGATAATTATTAATAGGTTAATGTTTTTTAAATTAGTAAGAAAATGAGAAAAATTATTGGAGTTTTAGCAATTGCTGTGGTTGGAGGTTTTGTGGCTTTGGGGCTCAACCATTATTTTTTTAAGGATAGCAATAACCCCAAAAGTTTTGAAGAGCAGCAAAAAGCGTATTTCACCAGCCAACATTCGGCTTTGGAGTCGGGGGTTGGAGATTTTGTAGAAGTATCAGAAAGGGCAACCCCCACGGTGGTTCACATCAAAACACAAATTGAGGTGGCTCAATCTGCACAACCCGATATGTATGACCCATTTGGTTTTTTTAATGATCCAAGATTTCGGAATCAAGGGCCACAAGAGGCATCCGGTTCAGGGGTTATTATTATGAAAAATGGGTACATCGCAACAAACAATCACGTAATTGAAAATGCCACTAAAATTGAGGTGATTTTGAACGACAAAAGAAGCTACAATGCCGAGTTGATAGGCAAAGACCCTGAAACCGATTTGGCTTTGCTTAAAATTGAAGAAGACGATTTGCCGTTTTTGCCCTTTGGCAATTCAGACGATGTAAAAGTGGGTGAGTGGGTAATAGCCGTTGGCAACCCTTTTAATTTGACAAGTACCGTTACGGCAGGAATTGTAAGTGCAAAAGGCAGAAATATCAACCTGCTTCGCCAAAACAGTGAGTATGCCATCGAAAACTTTATTCAAACAGATGCCGCCGTAAACCCTGGAAACAGTGGTGGTGCGTTGGTAAATACGCGAGGCGAATTAATTGGTATAAACACGGCAATTGCCTCACAGACAGGTTCTTATGCAGGGTATTCGTTTGCTGTTCCGGTAAATATTGCCAAAAAGGTATTGGACGATTTAAAGACGTATGGGGAAGTGAAACGAGCCATTTTGGGTGTAAGAATACAGGATATAACCGCCGAATTGGCGGCTGAAAAAGGATTGAAAAACGTGAAAGGGGTGTTTATTCCGGAAGTGGTAGATGGTGGAGCCGCCGACAAAGCCGGAATCAAAAAAGAGGATGTAATCTTAAAAATAGATGGGGATGAAATAAACAAGGCCAGCGAATTGCAAGAAAAAATCAGCAAATATCATCCCGGCGACGAAGTGAAAGTGACCATCAGGCGAGATGGCAAAGAAATGGACAAAACCATAAAATTATTAAGCAAGGATGGTAAAAAGGAGATAAGTACGGCAACCGACCGAGAGGAAAAAACAGTGCTTGGCGGAACACTCGAAAACCTTAGCCACAGCGAAAAATTGGAGTTGAAATTAAGCAACGGCGTTCGAGTGAAAAAGGTAGGGAAAGGAGCGTTAAAGGACAAGGGTGTGCCGGAAGGATTTGTAATAACACAAATAGACAGGCAACGCGTTTATACTACTGCCGATGTGGAGAAAATACTGAAAGGCAAAAAGGGGTCGGTATTGATAGATGGCAAAAAGCCCGATGGTAAAGAAGAATCGTATGCCGTAAGAGTGGAATAATTTCTTGAATTTTAAACTAAATAAAAGAAAGGACATCGGATGGTGTCCTTTTCTTTTTGTCAAAACTCTAATTTTTTGGTTCAGACATCATAGGATTTTACCTGTCAAAAAAGGCAATATTATCTTACAAACCACTCAATTTTTTGTAACCTTGCATTTCAATTATTAAACAATGGCTAAAATTAAATTTTGTGGAGCGGCTCAAACAGTAACAGGAAGTTGTCATTTACTTACTCTCGATGACGGAACAAAAATTTTGTTGGATTGCGGGCTTTATCAGGGTAATGAAGAAAAATATGAAAACTTCAATCGAGAGTGGCTTTTTAATCCGCATGAGATTGATTATATGATACTTAGCCATGCTCATATTGACCACAGTGGCCGCATACCAAAATTGTGCAAAGACGGCTATCAAGGCGATATAATCTGCACCAGTGCCACCCGCGATTTGGCCGCCATTATGTTGATGGATAGTGCTTTTATTCAAGAAAAAGATGTGGTATATGTAAACAAGAGTAAAGAGCGATTGGGATTAAAACCACTCAATCCACTTTATACGGTAGATGATGCACAAGCCTGTATGGAGCAATTTGTTGGCATAAGCTACAACCGATGGTTTAGAATCAACAACACCCTGAGTGTTATGTTTAAAGATAGCGGCCACATTTTGGGAAGTGCCAGTGTAACCCTCAGAATCGATATGCCAGACGGATACAGCAAATTCATTGGGTTTACAGGAGATATTGGCCGACCAGACAGACCGATTTTACGCGACCCCCAACCAATGGATAATGTGGATTATTTGATATGCGAATCTACCTATGGTGGGGAAACGCATGGCGGTACGCCAGACAACAAGGCTGAATTGTTGGAAGTAATAAATTATACCTGCGTTGAGAAAAAGGGGAAACTGGTAATTCCTGCTTTTAGCGTGGGGCGAACACAGGAAATTGTCTATATGCTCGACCAGTTAGAAAATGAAAAAAAATTACCTAAAATACCAGTGTTTGTTGATAGTCCGCTGGCGGTAAATGCCACCGACATTTTTACCATGCATCCCGAATGTTTTGATGGCAGCATTTTGGAATATATGAGTAAAGACCCCAATCCATTTGGGTTCAATAATTTGAGATATGTTCGAAGCGTGGAGCAAAGCAAAAAAATAAATGAACTAAAAGGGCCGGCAATTATTATTAGTGCAAGTGGTATGATGACGGCAGGTAGAGTAAAGCACCACCTGGCGAACACCATTGAAGACCCTAAAAATACAGTTTTGGTGGTTGGTTATTGCTCTCCCGGAACATTGGGAGGCTATTTGCGAGATGGAGCCAAAGAGGTTCGCATTTTTGGATTAACGCACAAAGTAAAGGCCGAAGTAAAAGTGCTTGATTCGTTTAGTGCTCATGGCGACCAACAAGAAATGCTCGATTATTTGGATAATCAAAACCGGCATAAATTGAAAAAATTATTTTTGGTTCATGGCGAAATTGAGCGACAAGAAGTGTTTAAAAATGCACTAAGAGAAAACAAGTTTCAAAGTGTTGAAATTCCGCACTTGGGTCAAACGTATAATATTGATTTAGAATAAATTAGTGAATGTTATAATTGCCATCAGGATTAATTATTACATCTAACAATTCGCCTTTTTGTTCAAAATGTTCATACACTGGTTTTAGACTTTCCCAAAAGGCATGCAAATCTGTTTGAGGAAATTGTGTTTTTAAAAGAACCATGTTTGAATAATTTAAACGAGTTGGGAAAATATGCACAGGTATTAAATTTTGACCGCTATTTTTTGCCAAAACGAGCATCAGATATAATTCTTCAATACATGAGTCTGTAATGGGAATACAGCCCACTGTTTCACAACCTCCATGAATATATATATCTCCTCCAAGATTTTCCCTTTCACCTTTTATGCTGTCTGCTTTGTTTGGGTAGTTTACCTTTACCGACAGATGGTAGTTGCTCTCGGGGTTAAATCGTGAGATTTGATAAAATCCTTCAGGAATCTGCAAATCACCTTTTTTTCGTTTGGGTCCAGGAATCCCAACATTGCTGCAAAAATTGTAGGATTCTATTAGCCGATAAGTGTCCTCGTTTATGTTTTTGCCCCAGGCCTCAAGCACTCCTTCACGCTTAAAAATTCTTACATATATATCAAAACTGTCTTGATGTATCCGTGCCAGACCTATTTTAGTTTTAACAAGAATTTCTTTTGACTCAAATGCTTTTTTTACTCGGCTATAACGCATTTGTTTTGATTTAAAACTTTCGTCACAGACAAAGGCTAAGCTCAAAATGGAAACGAGAATTATTAAATAAGGTCGCATTATTTCAGTTCAATTTTATCTCCCAAAAAATGAGGTTTTTTGTTAAAAACGATGTCCAACACGGCTTTTACTCGGGCCAGTTTTTCTCGTGCATGAACCCGCAAGCCATACACACTTGTTATGTCTTTTGCATTGAGGCCATAGGCATCAATGCCTTTTTTTCGTGCCAAATAAACCGCTCTTTGATTGTGAAATTTTTGAGAGACAATAATAAAGCCATCTTGCCCAAAAATTTCTTTCATTCGCACAACGCTATCGAGGGTTCTAAACCCGGCGTAATCAATGAAAATAACTTCGGCAGGAATACCTCTTGATATTAGAGAGTCTTTCATGGCGGTTGACTCGTCATAGTCCTTTCGGCTATTGTCGCCACTCACTACAATGTATTTTACTTTTCCTGATTTGTAAAGTTTTACGGTGGCATTTATTCGGTAGGTAAAATACCAATTTGGCTTGCCACTTTTGAGGGTAGGCGAGGTGCCCAACACCAAAGCTGATTTACTTTCGGGCAATTGTTCAACCTCATCAAAAATGCGATTTTTTGCCAACGCTTTTACCTGAAAATCACTGTAAACGATGAAGATTGTTATTAAAATGGCGGCGGCAACAATCCATTTCAGATGCTTTTTTATTTTACTCAACATACATTTTTGGCAATGAATTTTTTGATTCCCGATTCACTATTAACAACAACTTATTGTTCAAATTAGTATGTTGAAATTGGCAAAGAAACAGATATTATTCGACCGTTACCGATTTGGCCAAATTTCTTGGTTGATCAACATTGCAACCACGCATTACGGCAATATGGTAGGATAACAATTGCAGCGGAATGGTGGCCAAAATGGGTACCAGAGTGTCTTCTGTGTCAGGTATTTCGATACTGTAATCGGATATTTCTTTCACTTTGTCATCGCCTTCAGTAACAATAGAAATGATGTTTCCTTTTCGGGCTTTAACCTCTTGAATGTTGCTCAAAACCTTTTCGTAGTAACCTCTTTTTGGGGCAATTACTACAACGGGCATATTTTCGTCTATAAGAGCAATGGGGCCATGTTTCATTTCGGCAGCTGGGTATCCTTCGGCATGAATGTAGCTGATTTCCTTTAATTTAAGAGCACCTTCTAATGCCACAGGAAAGTTTACACCTCTACCCAGATAAAGAAAATTGTTTACGTCTTTATATCGTCGAGAAATTTCTAATACTT
This window contains:
- a CDS encoding Do family serine endopeptidase, encoding MRKIIGVLAIAVVGGFVALGLNHYFFKDSNNPKSFEEQQKAYFTSQHSALESGVGDFVEVSERATPTVVHIKTQIEVAQSAQPDMYDPFGFFNDPRFRNQGPQEASGSGVIIMKNGYIATNNHVIENATKIEVILNDKRSYNAELIGKDPETDLALLKIEEDDLPFLPFGNSDDVKVGEWVIAVGNPFNLTSTVTAGIVSAKGRNINLLRQNSEYAIENFIQTDAAVNPGNSGGALVNTRGELIGINTAIASQTGSYAGYSFAVPVNIAKKVLDDLKTYGEVKRAILGVRIQDITAELAAEKGLKNVKGVFIPEVVDGGAADKAGIKKEDVILKIDGDEINKASELQEKISKYHPGDEVKVTIRRDGKEMDKTIKLLSKDGKKEISTATDREEKTVLGGTLENLSHSEKLELKLSNGVRVKKVGKGALKDKGVPEGFVITQIDRQRVYTTADVEKILKGKKGSVLIDGKKPDGKEESYAVRVE
- a CDS encoding YdcF family protein, whose product is MKKHLKWIVAAAILITIFIVYSDFQVKALAKNRIFDEVEQLPESKSALVLGTSPTLKSGKPNWYFTYRINATVKLYKSGKVKYIVVSGDNSRKDYDESTAMKDSLISRGIPAEVIFIDYAGFRTLDSVVRMKEIFGQDGFIIVSQKFHNQRAVYLARKKGIDAYGLNAKDITSVYGLRVHAREKLARVKAVLDIVFNKKPHFLGDKIELK
- a CDS encoding diaminopimelate epimerase, producing MNISFEKYQGTGNDFVMIDNREALFDVSTLPIAQICNRRFGIGADGLIVIELLENLDFNMIYFNSDGSQSFCGNGSRCAVMFAKSLGIIGHTTHFLSTDGTHFAEIEGDLVKLKMHDVLEAEYLGEDIVLNTGSPHFVRFCPSVSDIKIIEEAHIIRYNNRFSEKGINVNFVGQNQNGISIRTYERGVEDETLSCGTGVTAAAIANSLKLNLNDGFHRIPVISQGGNLTVEFTKSGNHFTEIYLIGPAKKTFSGLIEI
- a CDS encoding sigma-70 family RNA polymerase sigma factor, coding for MLLRNKFSDSQLVEQIKTGNEEALVSMYKTYYSMVKSFILKNNGTEEEIDDVYQDGLIAVWRNVNKPDFTLTVKMSTYLMAIVKNLWFKRLKKKSRFTVVDESFQEKISADNISTDHLDHKVIHQLVSELDETCKKLLSFFYFDGYDNKVIAEKLGFANTDTVKSKKYQCFKRLQTSVLAQYSRSDFFNS
- a CDS encoding 2Fe-2S iron-sulfur cluster binding domain-containing protein; this encodes MPSGFFKLKVDKITRETTEAVSIRLLIPPPLKAMFQYKAGQYLTLHAMLNGEDVRRSYSVCSSPFLDEMPTVAVKQVSNGKMSTFLNKDLKEGDLIDAMPPMGKFSVEPNENAQKLYMLYGGGSGVTPVKSIALTVLNKEPKSRVVLVYANKNEDSIIFKNEFDQLETEFLGRLKIIHSLDNPPANWSGLSGMLNAEKIIDIVNKNAVQSVVTEHFICGPTGMMKMIEDTLKQMNVKAEHIHLEYFTAIVKEKPESETVEFTGESKVKISVFGQEKTVSVKPNQTILEAAQDAGLDPPYSCTVGVCTTCRAKVYKGEVKMDEREGLSDAEIDEGFVLTCQSHPVSPEVELKYE
- a CDS encoding MBL fold metallo-hydrolase, with amino-acid sequence MAKIKFCGAAQTVTGSCHLLTLDDGTKILLDCGLYQGNEEKYENFNREWLFNPHEIDYMILSHAHIDHSGRIPKLCKDGYQGDIICTSATRDLAAIMLMDSAFIQEKDVVYVNKSKERLGLKPLNPLYTVDDAQACMEQFVGISYNRWFRINNTLSVMFKDSGHILGSASVTLRIDMPDGYSKFIGFTGDIGRPDRPILRDPQPMDNVDYLICESTYGGETHGGTPDNKAELLEVINYTCVEKKGKLVIPAFSVGRTQEIVYMLDQLENEKKLPKIPVFVDSPLAVNATDIFTMHPECFDGSILEYMSKDPNPFGFNNLRYVRSVEQSKKINELKGPAIIISASGMMTAGRVKHHLANTIEDPKNTVLVVGYCSPGTLGGYLRDGAKEVRIFGLTHKVKAEVKVLDSFSAHGDQQEMLDYLDNQNRHKLKKLFLVHGEIERQEVFKNALRENKFQSVEIPHLGQTYNIDLE